AGCACCTGTCGTTGTTCCTGCCGGCGTAGAGGTAAAACTCAACGGTCAGGTAATTTCGATTAAAGGTAAAAACGGCGAGCTGACTCGTACTATCAATAATGCTGTTGAAGTTAAGCAGGCTGACAACACACTGACTTTCGCTCCGCGCGAAGGTTTCGTTGATGGCTGGGCGCAGGCGGGTACTACTCGCGCGCTGCTGAACGCAATGGTTATCGGTGTTACCGAAGGCTTCACTAAGAAGCTGCAGCTGGTTGGTGTAGGTTATCGTGCAGCCGTTAAAGGCAATGTCGTGAATCTGTCTCTGGGCTTTTCTCACCCGGTAGATCACGTACTGCCTGCGGGCATCACTGCAGAATGTCCGACTCAGACTGAAATCGTACTGAAAGGTGCTGATAAACAGCTGATCGGCCAGGTTGCGGCTGACCTGCGCGCCTACCGTCGTCCTGAGCCTTATAAAGGCAAGGGTGTTCGTTACGCCGACGAAGTCGTGCGTACCAAAGAGGCTAAGAAGAAGTAAGGTAACACTATGGATAAGAAATCTGCTCGTATCCGTCGTGCGACCCGCGCACGTCGCAAGATCAAAGAGCTGGGTGCTACTCGCCTGGTGGTACATCGTACCCCGCGTCACATTTACGCACAGGTCATCGCCCCGAATGGCTCTGAAGTTCTGGTTGCTGCTTCTACTGTAGAAAAAGCTATCTCTGAACAACTGAAGTACACCGGCAACAAAGACGCTGCGTCTGCTGTAGGTAAAGCTATCGCTGAGCGCGCGCTGGAAAAAGGCATCAAAGACGTTGCTTTCGACCGTTCCGGTTTCCAATATCATGGTCGCGTCCAGGCACTGGCAGAAGCTGCCCGTGAAGCTGGCCTTCAGTTCTAAGGTAGAGGTCTAAGATGGCACACATCGAGAAACAAGCTGGCGAACTGCAGGAAAAACTGATCGCGGTAAACCGCGTATCTAAAACTGTTAAAGGTGGCCGTATTTTCTCCTTCACCGCACTGACTGTAGTGGGTGATGGTAACGGTCGCGTAGGTTTTGGTTACGGTAAAGCGCGTGAAGTACCGGCAGCGATCCAGAAAGCGATGGAAAAAGCCCGTCGCAACATGATTAACGTCGCGCTGACTAACGGCACCCTGCAGCACCCTGTTAAAGGTGCGCACACAGGTTCCCGTGTGTTCATGCAGCCGGCTTCTGAAGGTACCGGTATCATCGCCGGTGGTGCAATGCGCGCCGTTCTGGAAGTCGCTGGAGTTCATAACGTTCTGGCTAAAGCCTATGGTTCCACCAACCCGATTAACGTGGTTCGTGCAACTATCGATGGCCTGGAAAATATGAAATCTCCGGAAATGGTCGCTGCCAAGCGTGGTAAATCCGTTGAAGAAATTCTGGGGTAATTGACCATGGCAAAGACGATCAAAATTACTCAAACCCGCAGTGCAATC
The sequence above is a segment of the Mixta intestinalis genome. Coding sequences within it:
- the rplF gene encoding 50S ribosomal protein L6 — its product is MSRVAKAPVVVPAGVEVKLNGQVISIKGKNGELTRTINNAVEVKQADNTLTFAPREGFVDGWAQAGTTRALLNAMVIGVTEGFTKKLQLVGVGYRAAVKGNVVNLSLGFSHPVDHVLPAGITAECPTQTEIVLKGADKQLIGQVAADLRAYRRPEPYKGKGVRYADEVVRTKEAKKK
- the rplR gene encoding 50S ribosomal protein L18 codes for the protein MDKKSARIRRATRARRKIKELGATRLVVHRTPRHIYAQVIAPNGSEVLVAASTVEKAISEQLKYTGNKDAASAVGKAIAERALEKGIKDVAFDRSGFQYHGRVQALAEAAREAGLQF
- the rpsE gene encoding 30S ribosomal protein S5 — its product is MAHIEKQAGELQEKLIAVNRVSKTVKGGRIFSFTALTVVGDGNGRVGFGYGKAREVPAAIQKAMEKARRNMINVALTNGTLQHPVKGAHTGSRVFMQPASEGTGIIAGGAMRAVLEVAGVHNVLAKAYGSTNPINVVRATIDGLENMKSPEMVAAKRGKSVEEILG